The sequence below is a genomic window from Candidatus Thermoplasmatota archaeon.
TCGGCGTTGCGCCCCACGTCCTTGTGCTTGTGGCTGTACACGCCAAGGTCCACCTGGCAGATGCGCTTCTGCGCCGTGTTGCGGTACACCTCGGCGAGCACGCCAAGCTCGAGCCCCCAGTCCGTCGGAACGCGGAGGTTCCGTGCGAGGTCGCTCGTCAGGGCGAACTCGCCCGACAAGGGGTAGCGGAACGCGCGCAGGTACCGCAAGTACGGGCTTCTTGCGCCAAGCACGTTGGCAAGCGAGTCGAGGAACGGCCACACGAAGAGGCGCACGACCCGCCCGTACATGCGCGAGTCCGAGAGGCGCGCGTAGTACCCTTTCGAGAAGAAGAAGTCGAGGTCGGGATCGACGATCGGCAGCAGCAGCGAGGCGGGAAGCGAGGGATCGTACGTCTCGATGTCCGCGTCGTGGCAGAGGATGGCGTAGTTGCCCTCGGAGGCAAGGCCAAAGCCGAGCCAGACGGCAAGCCCCTTGCCCGAGAGGCCCTCGAGGTAGATGCCCTTCTGCCGAAGCTCCGCGAACTTCTCGCGGATCGTGGGGCTCTCGCACCAGGCGACCGTGACGGGGACGGGAAGCTCGGCGAAGAAGCGCGTGACCTCGCGGTGCTGTTTCTCGTTCTCGGCCGTGAGCG
It includes:
- a CDS encoding glucosyl-3-phosphoglycerate synthase, with translation MVPSMDFYQNQVTTVHDLRVDPSRMARRVEELTQARPACVLIPMVYAEMGRPALERIRTGLARCGFLNEVVVSLTAENEKQHREVTRFFAELPVPVTVAWCESPTIREKFAELRQKGIYLEGLSGKGLAVWLGFGLASEGNYAILCHDADIETYDPSLPASLLLPIVDPDLDFFFSKGYYARLSDSRMYGRVVRLFVWPFLDSLANVLGARSPYLRYLRAFRYPLSGEFALTSDLARNLRVPTDWGLELGVLAEVYRNTAQKRICQVDLGVYSHKHKDVGRNADEGLQRMVRDLAVTVLRSLTENEATTLSEASLLALRVVYRRTAQDYVRRYFVDAEYNGLAYDRHDEESTIEAFVHALERAEADYLQAPSAALIPDWLRILSAEERLPATLKEASLWSDAGSLEIGRRP